TGGACGGCACGCTCCCACGCTTAGGCCCGTTGCCTGATGACCAACATCATAGAGTTGCTGCAATGAATTGATAACAGGTCGATGTTCATGCCCAGTAACGGATAGAACTGTGGCTTGCCAGCTCTCCTCTGGTAAGTGCGCCGAAGTTGCTTGCAACCCTTTCACTTTATCGCTCCCCAACCTAGCTTGCAGTAGCGCCATCAGCCTCAATACTTTTTCTGGTCGTTGCCCTTGAGCCGTTTGCTGTCCAAACCAGTTATCATTAGCAATCGCCATAGGCACAAATTTATCGACATAAATAACCATTTCAACCACAGGTTGATACAGGGTGATCCGTTCTAATTGCATACGGCATAAACTTAATAAGTTATCACTTCGATGTTCGGCGAAAGGGTACTGAATAATGATATCAAGTTGACTGCGCTCACAGTCACGGTAGATAAGAGTCAATTTAAGCTGTTGAATCGCCAATTGACGTTGCTTTAAGTAGCTCGCCATCTCTTTCAACATTCTTCCTAATGGAAAAACAATTCCTTGCATCAACTCAACCTCATACAATAAAGTCAGCTTTTGCAGGTAAGTTTCCTCTGGTTCGAAATAAATTAACGGATGTGGTAAAACGCCCGAAATTTTTGCTAGAAGTTGCAGCAATTTAGGGCCAAAGCGTCGCCCAAGCTCCTTAGCAGGCAGAGCACATAATGCAGCAAAAGAGTTAACCCCGATATCGAGAAAGCTTTGCTTTAGAAAGCCTGATATAGGTAGTGAGTCAATCGATAATTGCTTGAGTAATGCATCACTCTTATCAGAGTCAAGCAGTTCACTCCAGGTCACCTCAGCCATTACTGAAGACTGCTGCGCTAGCAATTGGGCAGCTAAAGGCGTGTTACCTGTCGCAAGTGATACCTCTAAGCCATAACTTTTGGCTCGTTGAGCATATTGCTCAATAAGCTTATCAATGCCATTAAAAATAAGCGCCATGGAGCTGACTTCAAGCAGCAGGGTATTACAGACAAACTCATCGACATGCAACTTGGTGCTTGATCTGCCATCTTTGTGTGCATCATGCGCCAATGCGCAGCGCAGAGGCACTACGCGAGCACTAAACTCATAACTCCACTGGCACAACCAATCTGAAGCTTGTTGACTAAGGGAGATGTCGAACTCAACGAGTATCGCCGACGGCGCTACACTTTGCGCGGTAGCAAGGCTCATCCCTACCGTCACTCCGGCTTTAAGACTCCCAGCATCAAGCGCCAATACTTGTAAAGAATGAGGGTCATACAACAATACTTCATCGCTCTGCTTAAGCTCATTACGATAGCGGAAGTATTGCAGTGCCCACTGTGGGTAATGAACTGCTAGCCATAACATATCAATTAGACCATGATGTACGATTAATGAAGTTTGTTAGGTAAGATTGGCGTCCCTTGTGCCAGCGTTTTGTAGGACTCTGCCCACGCCTTTTTATCGGGATCGACATAAGAGGCTATTAGCGATGGTTGAGCTCGACGCTTTACCTTAGAGTGGCATATTTCCGTTGCTGGAGTTACCTGTTCTATTGTATGAACCCTTGCCTCATCAAAAGGCGTTTTCAGAGAACTGCTCGGTTCTAGGCTTAATCTTCGTGTCGGTTCAAGCTGTAAATGCTCTTCACGCTCGAACTCTATATTTACAGTGTCAGTACTTAAACCGTCAGTCCCTATAGCCAATATTAACCCGTCGACAAGGCGTAGCTTGCTTGTTGCCACTTTAATCGCTGTATCTTTATTAATTGCATGGGAACTATTAACAAATAGGGCTTCATCATTCGTTTTCTGTGGAAGTAGTGGACAATTAATGACAGTACTATAATTCGCTAGCCCTTTAGGCGCTGCGACCCGTACTTGGCAGTGCTCTTGAGTAAATAAATCATAACTAAGTGAAGTACTATCAAGCAAGTCATCACTCTGCAAAGGCTGATTAATCAAACAAGCACTCACGCCCAATAGACTTTCTTTTAAATGAGGAGGCAGTAGCGGTAAGCTAAAGGTGGGGCTAGGCCAGCCACCTCGGCGCTTAATAATATTGACTTCAGTCATCCCTAAATCGCTATTTGAAAATCGGCTTAAACTGGATTGCTTCTGTTCAGCATGCTTAGGCACGAGTTTCAACATCGATGTTTCGACGAGACTTGCGCTTTGACTATGATTACCCTGACTCTCGTCAGTATTTAACGCCGAAAAGTACGCTCTTTGTAACACCAGGCGTAAATTAACAGGGTGCGACTGCTGTGCATTGATTGTTGGTAGATAGAGCATACACAAGGCTTCCCCTTTCTCTGCTGCGAGTTGCAGTCTTCTCGCCTCTGTTGTCGATAAGTTGTCTAACCAAGCTAATACGAGCGGTACGCAGCCACTCGCTAACGCTTGTTCAATAGCCCACAAGCGCTCTTTTCGCTCTGCAGTATCGATCCAGAGCAAGCGATCGACATCCAGCCCTTGTTGTAACAATGCTTGCGGCGAAGGAATGTGAGGCGGTGCCACCAACATCACCATTGCATCATTAGTTTGCGTTGATGACACATCATGGCTTAGCAGTTGTTTCAATAGAGGCAAGACGATACTCAGCTCACCTTGACCAACACCATCACATAAAATTTCACACACACCAATTTGCGGCCAACCATTATCAGCAAGCTTTTCATCTAGCAACGAAAAACCTGTCGAATAGGCCACATGTGACTGCCACTGCTGCCCACGCCAGATATCCTGCCGTGCTAACAATTGAGCCAGCGAGTGAGTCTCAGTTCTATTATCACAGTCAGTGACATCGTTTATTCGCTGGGAATTGGCGGTTACAGGTTTAAAGAAACTGGTATTCTCAATCTGCTCTGACGCTTCTTTATCTTGTAATACTGAAAATGCCTTCGCGCTTGAGTGCCCCATGTGCCCACCTTTCTATTGTGATAAAAACGTACTCATCATTTAAAGTGCTACGCCTTTGTCACAGGCTGTATGATACTCAAATTTAAATACTGTACATACATACAGTATAATTATCTTTATTGAGATCGCAAGTACTCGATGCAGATCTTCAAGCCAAAAAAAACGCCCCTCTGTTGAGGGGCGTTATCAAATAATGCTTTGCTACGGCGTAAAAAACTTTAAGGCACGGCCCTAATATTTATATTTTTTCACCTTTTTAAGCGCTATCTGCTGTTTTAACATTGATAGGTGGTCAGTGAATACGACGCCATTGAGATGATCCATCTCATGTTGCAATACAATAGCAAGAAACTCATCGGTATCGATTTCGAATGCTTGCCCTGTACGGTCTAATGCTGTGACTTTCACGCCTTCATGGCGATTTACTTTCGCACGGTAACCTGGAATGGACAAACAGCCCTCTTCCCCTTGAAAATCACCGCGTGTTTCTATTATTTCAGGGTTAATCAATACCATCGGCTGATCGCGCTCTTCAGACAAGTCGATAACCAAAATAGCATGTAAGCTACCGACTTGAGTTGCCGCAAGTCCGATACCGTCATCGGTGTCGTACATGGTTTCAATCAAATCATCAATAAAACCCTGCACCGCATCAATATCCTTAACGGGTTCAGCTTTTCGTTTCAGCCGCTCATCAGGGATCGTTAAAATGTCTAACACTGCCATATCATTATCACACTAGTATTAACTAAAAAATTTCGCGCTATTATGACCGAATCAGCCACAAAGGCAACTCTGGCGCGCCTTAACTTAAGACACTTTTCATTGTTATCTCTGAAAAATAGATAAAACAGAGAGCAACAATCACCCGATAAGTCATAGTGCCGGTAGCGTAACCCCTCTCAATTGCCTTAAATCAACGACTGCTACTTAGCGTAAAACAACTCAGAAATCACACAATTCGATCCATTCTAGTGATAGCTATGTTAACATTCACGCAAATGTATAAAATATACGGATAATAATATGACACAAGCTGTGCGCTCCCCTTTACCCCCGACATTCTTTGTCGCTAATACTATGGAGATCTTTGAAAGACTCGCTTGGTATGGATTTTTTGCCCTGTCATCGCTTTATATGACCTCACCACAAAATCAAGGTGGATTAGGTTTTTCAGATCAAGAGCGTGGCCTACTACAAGGAATGATCCCTTTCTTCTTATACCTTTTCCCTGTGCTGACAGGTGCACTCGCGGACCGTTACGGTTACCGGAAAATGTTTCTCATCTCTTACGCGATAATGTGTCCCAGTTATTATGTATTGGGTCAGGTCGATAGCTTTAGTGGCTTCTTTATCGCCTTTATGGGCGTTGCCATTGGCGCGGCATGTTTTAAGCCAGTCGTCACTGGGACCATTGCCCGTACTACCGATGACACTAACCGTGGCTTAGGTTTTGGCATATTTTACATGATGGTTAATATTGGTGGGTTCTTAGGGCCATTTATTGCCGGTTACGTTCGTGCAATAAGCTGGGACTGGGTATTCATTATGTCTGCATTCTGGATCGGACTTAACTTTATCCCTGCACTTTTATTCTACAAAGAGCCGACGGATCAAAACAGCCAAAAAGGTAAACCACTAAAGGCCGTTTTCAGCGATATTCAAGAAGTACTCGGTAATGCCCGCTTCGCTATACTATTTTTTGGTACGCTGATGATATTAATGTCTTTTGGCGCCAAATGGATCACTGGTGAAACCACACTGATCATCTATGCATGTTGGTTTAGCGGTCATTTTATTTGGGACAAATTGGCTTCATCTAAGCAAAGCGCCCCTTGGTATGGTCAAAAAATTAGTTTAGGTAATAAACCGTTTGTGATCTATCTACTCATCCTGTCTGGTATGTGGATGGTGTATCAGCAAATCTTTATTACGTTACCTATCTATATCCGTGACTTTGTCGACACCACTGATCTGGTGTTGATGTTAGTCAACTACCCTGAGGTGCAGCAATTTTTCGCACCTGTCGATATCAGCTTACTTCAGTCAGAAGTCACTCGTTTAGCGCAAGAGTTCAGTGCGGGCACCTTAAATGCGAAACAAGCCTATTTTGAATTGGTGCATGCCAAGGTAATGGTACCAACAACCGAAATAAGCCAAGCATTGACCGCAATTGGACAAAGTCCAGCTTTAGCAGCGCAATACGCCCAAAGCTGGGCCAGTGAACATCGCCAAGTTAACCCTGAGTACCTAATCGGACTTAACTTCTTATCGATTGTCCTGATGCAACTGCTTATTAGCCGTTTTGTTGAACGCTTCCAAGCCCTTCCAGTACTGGTAGGTGGAACCATTATCCTAGCGCTAGGTACTGCCATTGGCGGATTTGCGCATGGGGCCGTCATGGGTGGTGCAATGGTGCTCACTTCAATCTTAGTATTCTCTATTGGGGAAATGGTTGCCTCACCAAAGAGCCAAGAATATGTCGCCAGTTTTGCGCCCAATGATAAAAAAGCCATGTTTATGGGCTACTATTTTGTATCGTCGGCTATTGGCTTTTTACTGGCGGGTCCATTATCAGGCTATCTATATTCAGAAGTAGCCAAAGGTGCTGAACGTCCAGATTTGATGTGGTTTATTATTGGCGGACTCGGTCTACTGACCGCGTTAGGATTAATCATTTTCCATAAATTTGGCGTTACACCACAAGCAGAAGATGCAATTGACAGCGAGCTAGCTCAAGCAAACTAACCTCAATAAGCATGTTAAAGCCCGCACTAATTTCATTAGTGTGGGCTTTTTATTGGGTACTAATACCCATTACATTAAATATCATTAAAACTGGGAGCGAACCGCAAATACCCATTGGGTATCATCCGTTTCTATATCCTCAAGCTTTTCCCAATCATACTGATAACGCACCACCCATGACCATTGT
The Shewanella sp. KX20019 DNA segment above includes these coding regions:
- a CDS encoding MFS transporter yields the protein MTQAVRSPLPPTFFVANTMEIFERLAWYGFFALSSLYMTSPQNQGGLGFSDQERGLLQGMIPFFLYLFPVLTGALADRYGYRKMFLISYAIMCPSYYVLGQVDSFSGFFIAFMGVAIGAACFKPVVTGTIARTTDDTNRGLGFGIFYMMVNIGGFLGPFIAGYVRAISWDWVFIMSAFWIGLNFIPALLFYKEPTDQNSQKGKPLKAVFSDIQEVLGNARFAILFFGTLMILMSFGAKWITGETTLIIYACWFSGHFIWDKLASSKQSAPWYGQKISLGNKPFVIYLLILSGMWMVYQQIFITLPIYIRDFVDTTDLVLMLVNYPEVQQFFAPVDISLLQSEVTRLAQEFSAGTLNAKQAYFELVHAKVMVPTTEISQALTAIGQSPALAAQYAQSWASEHRQVNPEYLIGLNFLSIVLMQLLISRFVERFQALPVLVGGTIILALGTAIGGFAHGAVMGGAMVLTSILVFSIGEMVASPKSQEYVASFAPNDKKAMFMGYYFVSSAIGFLLAGPLSGYLYSEVAKGAERPDLMWFIIGGLGLLTALGLIIFHKFGVTPQAEDAIDSELAQAN
- the imuA gene encoding translesion DNA synthesis-associated protein ImuA — encoded protein: MGHSSAKAFSVLQDKEASEQIENTSFFKPVTANSQRINDVTDCDNRTETHSLAQLLARQDIWRGQQWQSHVAYSTGFSLLDEKLADNGWPQIGVCEILCDGVGQGELSIVLPLLKQLLSHDVSSTQTNDAMVMLVAPPHIPSPQALLQQGLDVDRLLWIDTAERKERLWAIEQALASGCVPLVLAWLDNLSTTEARRLQLAAEKGEALCMLYLPTINAQQSHPVNLRLVLQRAYFSALNTDESQGNHSQSASLVETSMLKLVPKHAEQKQSSLSRFSNSDLGMTEVNIIKRRGGWPSPTFSLPLLPPHLKESLLGVSACLINQPLQSDDLLDSTSLSYDLFTQEHCQVRVAAPKGLANYSTVINCPLLPQKTNDEALFVNSSHAINKDTAIKVATSKLRLVDGLILAIGTDGLSTDTVNIEFEREEHLQLEPTRRLSLEPSSSLKTPFDEARVHTIEQVTPATEICHSKVKRRAQPSLIASYVDPDKKAWAESYKTLAQGTPILPNKLH
- a CDS encoding Y-family DNA polymerase, which codes for MLWLAVHYPQWALQYFRYRNELKQSDEVLLYDPHSLQVLALDAGSLKAGVTVGMSLATAQSVAPSAILVEFDISLSQQASDWLCQWSYEFSARVVPLRCALAHDAHKDGRSSTKLHVDEFVCNTLLLEVSSMALIFNGIDKLIEQYAQRAKSYGLEVSLATGNTPLAAQLLAQQSSVMAEVTWSELLDSDKSDALLKQLSIDSLPISGFLKQSFLDIGVNSFAALCALPAKELGRRFGPKLLQLLAKISGVLPHPLIYFEPEETYLQKLTLLYEVELMQGIVFPLGRMLKEMASYLKQRQLAIQQLKLTLIYRDCERSQLDIIIQYPFAEHRSDNLLSLCRMQLERITLYQPVVEMVIYVDKFVPMAIANDNWFGQQTAQGQRPEKVLRLMALLQARLGSDKVKGLQATSAHLPEESWQATVLSVTGHEHRPVINSLQQLYDVGHQATGLSVGACRPSWLLTTPEMISIETVELLKGPERLQTLWWQEPQICRDYYIASHHQGGLCWVFKDGRDFFLHGWFG
- the def gene encoding peptide deformylase, whose amino-acid sequence is MAVLDILTIPDERLKRKAEPVKDIDAVQGFIDDLIETMYDTDDGIGLAATQVGSLHAILVIDLSEERDQPMVLINPEIIETRGDFQGEEGCLSIPGYRAKVNRHEGVKVTALDRTGQAFEIDTDEFLAIVLQHEMDHLNGVVFTDHLSMLKQQIALKKVKKYKY